CGACCTGGCCCAGGGGCATTTCTTCGATGAAGCTGATGTCCAGCCGACGGGCGATGGCATAGTCCACCAGCGCCGGCACCTCGTCGGCGTTGCGTCCCGTCATCACCACGCAGTTCAGCTTGATGTGCTCGATGCCGGCCTCCTGCGCGGCATCGATCCCCCGCAGCACCTGGCCAAGGCGGCCGGTGCGGGTGATGGCGGCGAAACGCTGCGCGTCGAGGGTATCGAGGCTGACGTTCAGTCGTGACAGCCCTGCGCTGCGCAGGTCGCGCGCGTAGCGGGTGAGCTGCGAGCCGTTGCTGGTCATGCACAGCTCGCGCAGGCCGGGCAGCGCGGCGAGGCGCTCGCAAAGACCGACGATGCCGGGACGCACCAGCGGTTCGCCGCCGGTAAGGCGCAGCTTCTTCACGCCGCGCTCGACGAAGATCCGCGCCACCCGCTCGATCTCTTCCAGGGTCAGCACCTGCTGGCGCGGCAGGAACTTCATGTTCTCGGCCATGCAGTAGACGCAGCGGAAATCGCAGCGGTCAGTCACCGAAAGACGCAGGTAGTCGATCTTGCGGCCGTGGCCGTCGATCCATTCGGACATGGTTTTCACTCCGGCCGACCCTCGCCATCCGCGGCGAAGGCCGATATTCATGGCCGTTTCCGAAGCCCCTCCCTGCCCTGGGGGAGGAATAGGGAGAGAGGGGGCCGGAACCGGTTCACTGCACCAGCGGCGACTCCGCAGCGTCGAAGACGAAGCCATCGATCTGTGCTTCACCGGCCAGCACGCTGATGTACTGGCTGACGGCACGCTGCAGCACCTGGGCGCGCAGGTAGCCAGCGATGCGCGGACGCGCTTGTGCGAAGTCCAGCGGCTCGCCGCCATCACGCTCGATCAGCTCGACCACGTGCAGGCCGTAGCGACTTTCCAGCGGATGGCCAAGCAGGCCGGGTTGCTGTTGCAGCAGGCGTTTCTCGAACTCGGGGACGGTCTGCCCCGGCTCGATCCAGCCCAGGTCCCCTCCGTCGTCTTTCGACGGGCAGTCAGAGAAGCGCATGGCCTTCTCGGCGAAACGCTCGGGATGTCCACGCAGTTCGGCCAGCAGTTCCTCGGCCTGTTCGCGGGCCTTGGCGCGGCCTTCCAGGTCGTCCGGTGCGCAACCCAGCAGCACGTGGCGCAGACGCATGCGCCACGGCGAAGTCAGGCGGGAGGGGTTGGTTTCGTACCATTGGCGGCAACTGGCCTCGTCGGCTTCGGGCACGCCGACTTCACGGTCGATCAGGGCGCGAATGCGCGCTTCTTCCGGGGCCTCGCCCTCTTCCGCGTCGGCCGCGAGGCCCAGCGCGTCGGCGCGCTGCACCAGCAACTGGCGTACGACCAACGCGCGGCAGGCGGAGTACAGCGCCTGGGCATGGCTGGCGGCAGGGTGGTATTGCAGCTCGCGAGCCAGTTCGTCCTCGGCGATGGCGACGCCATTGACGGAGATGGCAGGCAGGTCGACGTGTTCGACCTTGGCTTCGTAGTGGGAGCAACTCATTTCGATTACCTCCGGATGGCGGATCACGCCGGTGGCGCTATCCGCCCTACGGTTCGAGGTTCGGGTAGGGCGAATAACGCGCCAGCGTTATCCGCCGCCTCATCACAGCGCGCGACGCTTGGTGCGGACCACCTGGTAGCGGCGGCCGAAGTACCACACCGGGGCGCTGACGATGTGCACCAGGCGGGTGAAGGGGAACAGCACGAACAGGGTCAGCCCCAGAGTCACGTGCAGCTTGTAGACCAGCGACACCGGCGCGATGGCCTCGGCGGCGGCCAGCGGCTGGAAGGTGACGATGGACTGCGCCCAGTCGGCCAGCATGACCATCACCGAACCGTCCAGGTGATGAGTCGATGCGACTATGGTGGACAGGCCGAGGATCAACTGGACGTAGAGCACCAGCAGGATCATCAGGTCCGACGCGTTGCCGGTGGCACGCACGCGGTCATTGGTCAGGCGGCGCAGGATCAGGCCGGTCAGGCCGATGAAGCAGAGGATGCCGAAGAAGCCGCCGGAAACCATCGCCAGCAGTTGCTTCTGTTCGGTGCTGATGACGTGCTCGTAGACCGAGTGCGGGGTCAGCAGGCCAACGAAGTGGCCGGCGAGGATGAACAGTACGCCGACGTGGAACAGGTTGCTGTAGACCCGCATACCCTTCTTGCTCAGCATCTGGCTGGAGCCGGCTTTCCAGGTGTATTGCGAGAGGTCGAAGCGCGCCCAACTGCCGACCAGGCAGATAGCGAGCGCG
The Pseudomonas triclosanedens DNA segment above includes these coding regions:
- the moaA gene encoding GTP 3',8-cyclase MoaA, whose protein sequence is MSEWIDGHGRKIDYLRLSVTDRCDFRCVYCMAENMKFLPRQQVLTLEEIERVARIFVERGVKKLRLTGGEPLVRPGIVGLCERLAALPGLRELCMTSNGSQLTRYARDLRSAGLSRLNVSLDTLDAQRFAAITRTGRLGQVLRGIDAAQEAGIEHIKLNCVVMTGRNADEVPALVDYAIARRLDISFIEEMPLGQVGREREESFCSSDEVRALIAERHELLDSTEHSGGPARYMRLAQHPGTRIGFISPHSHNFCSACNRLRLTAEGRLLLCLGHEHSLDMRSLLRRHPLHDEPILDALHGALQRKPARHDFTVGDVQVLRFMNLSGG
- a CDS encoding peptidylprolyl isomerase; this translates as MSCSHYEAKVEHVDLPAISVNGVAIAEDELARELQYHPAASHAQALYSACRALVVRQLLVQRADALGLAADAEEGEAPEEARIRALIDREVGVPEADEASCRQWYETNPSRLTSPWRMRLRHVLLGCAPDDLEGRAKAREQAEELLAELRGHPERFAEKAMRFSDCPSKDDGGDLGWIEPGQTVPEFEKRLLQQQPGLLGHPLESRYGLHVVELIERDGGEPLDFAQARPRIAGYLRAQVLQRAVSQYISVLAGEAQIDGFVFDAAESPLVQ
- the narI gene encoding respiratory nitrate reductase subunit gamma encodes the protein MSLDLLAFGIYPYVALAICLVGSWARFDLSQYTWKAGSSQMLSKKGMRVYSNLFHVGVLFILAGHFVGLLTPHSVYEHVISTEQKQLLAMVSGGFFGILCFIGLTGLILRRLTNDRVRATGNASDLMILLVLYVQLILGLSTIVASTHHLDGSVMVMLADWAQSIVTFQPLAAAEAIAPVSLVYKLHVTLGLTLFVLFPFTRLVHIVSAPVWYFGRRYQVVRTKRRAL